One segment of Myxococcus guangdongensis DNA contains the following:
- a CDS encoding inositol monophosphatase family protein codes for MSDESPAELRRIAEIAARMAGRILADRFSRERVIEFKGGIDLVTDADRASEEALLAFIRLRYPTHAILAEESGATAGSDGLRWLVDPLDGTTNYAHGVPHFCASVAVESKDGVVAGAVYAPMLDELFSAARGQGATLNGRPLRASSVDRLDRALLCTGFPYDVRENPEGPVGLFTRFVLRAQGMRRTGSAAMDLAYVAAGRFDGFFEFGLKPWDIAAGSLLVEEAGGVIRHVTGAPFSVMRGDVIASAPALAPELLSEARHFIDELGWTPRP; via the coding sequence ATGTCTGACGAGAGCCCCGCCGAGCTGCGCCGCATCGCGGAGATCGCAGCGCGCATGGCCGGCCGAATCCTCGCCGACCGCTTCTCCCGCGAGCGCGTCATCGAGTTCAAGGGCGGCATCGACCTGGTGACGGACGCGGACCGCGCTTCCGAGGAAGCGCTGCTTGCGTTCATCCGCCTGCGCTACCCCACGCACGCCATCCTCGCGGAGGAGAGCGGCGCCACGGCGGGCTCGGACGGCCTGCGGTGGCTCGTGGACCCGCTCGACGGCACCACCAATTACGCCCACGGCGTACCGCACTTCTGCGCCAGCGTCGCGGTGGAGTCGAAGGACGGCGTCGTGGCCGGCGCCGTGTACGCCCCGATGCTTGACGAGCTCTTCTCCGCCGCGAGAGGGCAGGGCGCCACGCTCAACGGACGTCCCCTGCGCGCCAGCTCCGTGGACCGGTTGGACCGGGCGCTGTTGTGCACGGGCTTCCCCTACGACGTGCGCGAGAACCCCGAGGGCCCCGTGGGCCTCTTCACCCGCTTCGTGCTGCGCGCCCAGGGCATGCGCCGCACGGGCAGCGCCGCGATGGACCTGGCGTACGTGGCCGCGGGCCGCTTCGACGGATTCTTCGAGTTCGGGCTCAAGCCCTGGGACATCGCCGCGGGCTCTCTGCTGGTGGAGGAGGCCGGAGGCGTCATCCGCCACGTCACGGGCGCTCCCTTCAGCGTGATGCGCGGAGACGTCATCGCCTCCGCGCCCGCCCTGGCCCCGGAGCTGCTGTCCGAGGCCAGGCACTTCATCGACGAGCTGGGCTGGACGCCCCGCCCCTGA
- a CDS encoding polysaccharide biosynthesis/export family protein: protein MRTLRLSFVVLLSGVLSACFGSAQRPPPPMPTPAAEAGEARAGGGTLGPGDVVEVRVFQEPEHSGTWRLSPEGTIDYPLCGKVPLRGKTPSTAADALRECLARYVRRPQVSVLIREYNSQKVFVFGEVQKPGTFTVDGEMSIVQAITLAGGFTKLAAKNNTLVTRVVDGQERKIRVPVEDIGVGREKNFMLQPGDIVFVPESFF, encoded by the coding sequence ATGAGAACGCTCCGCCTGTCCTTCGTCGTGCTCCTGTCGGGCGTGCTGTCCGCGTGCTTCGGCTCCGCGCAGCGCCCTCCTCCGCCCATGCCCACGCCCGCCGCGGAAGCAGGTGAGGCCCGCGCTGGAGGCGGCACGCTGGGGCCCGGCGATGTGGTGGAGGTGCGCGTGTTCCAGGAGCCTGAGCACTCGGGCACCTGGCGCCTGTCCCCCGAGGGCACCATCGACTATCCGCTGTGCGGCAAGGTGCCGCTGCGAGGGAAGACGCCCAGCACCGCGGCGGACGCGCTGCGTGAGTGCCTGGCGCGCTACGTGCGCAGGCCGCAGGTGTCGGTGCTGATTCGCGAGTACAACTCGCAGAAGGTGTTCGTCTTCGGCGAGGTGCAGAAGCCCGGCACCTTCACGGTGGATGGTGAGATGTCCATCGTCCAGGCAATCACGCTCGCGGGCGGCTTCACCAAGCTGGCGGCGAAGAACAACACGCTGGTGACGCGCGTGGTGGACGGACAGGAGCGCAAGATTCGCGTGCCCGTCGAGGACATCGGCGTGGGGCGGGAGAAGAACTTCATGCTCCAGCCCGGCGACATCGTCTTCGTTCCGGAGAGCTTCTTCTAG
- a CDS encoding S66 peptidase family protein codes for MRWLKPLPLRPRDTVHVVAPAGPFDRPLFEAGLALIAERYTPSLRPDISSVHRYLAGDDARRAQELGHALTDPSARATFCARGGYGSARLLPHLPLADAAPSLFTGFSDMTSVHGALQALGRVSIHGPVLTQLGKQPPEVREYFFRLLESPEPPPPLSGSATYVPGTAEGHLVGGNLSVLACLLGTPYLPPLDGAVLLLEDVTERPYRLDRMWTQLRLAGVFSRVRGIVLGDFTSCEERNAEYSSADVLRGLAQESGLPCAAGFPIGHGTLNYPVALGTQVRLDADSARLTFLEGAVRP; via the coding sequence GTGCGTTGGCTCAAGCCCCTCCCGCTCCGCCCCCGCGACACCGTCCACGTCGTCGCCCCCGCAGGCCCCTTCGACCGCCCACTGTTCGAGGCCGGCCTCGCCCTCATCGCCGAGCGCTACACCCCCTCGCTCCGCCCCGACATCTCCTCCGTCCACCGCTACCTCGCCGGTGACGACGCCCGCCGCGCCCAGGAGCTCGGCCACGCCCTGACGGACCCCTCCGCCCGCGCCACCTTCTGCGCCCGCGGCGGTTACGGCAGCGCCCGCCTCCTGCCGCACCTGCCCCTCGCCGACGCCGCCCCCAGCCTCTTCACCGGCTTCTCGGACATGACGTCCGTCCACGGCGCCCTCCAGGCCCTCGGCCGCGTCTCCATCCACGGGCCCGTCCTCACCCAGCTCGGCAAGCAGCCCCCCGAGGTCCGCGAGTACTTCTTCCGCCTCCTCGAATCCCCCGAGCCCCCGCCACCTCTCTCGGGCTCGGCCACCTACGTCCCCGGCACCGCCGAGGGGCACCTCGTCGGCGGCAACCTCTCCGTCCTCGCCTGTCTCCTGGGCACCCCGTACCTGCCGCCCCTCGATGGCGCCGTGCTCCTCCTCGAGGACGTCACTGAGCGCCCCTACCGCCTCGACCGCATGTGGACCCAGCTCCGTCTCGCCGGCGTCTTCTCCCGCGTGCGCGGCATCGTCCTCGGGGACTTCACCTCCTGCGAGGAGCGCAACGCGGAGTACTCCAGCGCCGACGTCCTCCGGGGACTCGCCCAGGAATCGGGCCTGCCCTGCGCCGCGGGCTTCCCCATCGGCCACGGCACCCTCAACTACCCCGTGGCCCTCGGCACCCAGGTCCGCCTGGACGCGGACTCCGCGCGCCTCACCTTCCTCGAAGGAGCCGTGCGCCCATGA
- the mpl gene encoding UDP-N-acetylmuramate:L-alanyl-gamma-D-glutamyl-meso-diaminopimelate ligase, whose product MADDNGNVLDTLEPGSVRRVHLVGVAGTGMGSFAGMLKAAGYEVTGSDENVYPPMSDMLKAWGIPAASPYRPENLDTANPDLVIIGNVIRRVNPEATAVRERGLKQMSFPAALGSLFLERSHSIVVAGTHGKTTTSSLMAHVLVEAGKDPSFLVGGVTQNYAGNYRVGKGAHFVVEGDEYDTAYWDKGSKFLHYRPRTAILTSVEFDHADIFRDLPHYEATFEKFVRLIPEDGQLVVCAAYPNAVKLSREGCKGRVVTYIAKEGADADYVPKGVTFGPEGARFDVVERGTVLGTVTLPMGGLHNVENALSVIAAARGLGLSFDEIASGLATFRGVKRRQEPRGEPGGVLVVDDFAHHPTAVRETIAAIHHRYPTRRLWAIFEPRSNTSRRNIHQEDYAHAFTGAARASLKVPERHDKVPVGEELDVRKLVADLQAQGLAAEGSTDVQAMVDLVARESQPGDILLVMSNGAFGGFIEKLLATLKVRFGEGT is encoded by the coding sequence ATGGCTGACGACAACGGTAACGTCCTCGACACCCTCGAACCCGGCAGTGTGCGCCGCGTCCACCTGGTGGGCGTGGCGGGCACCGGCATGGGCTCCTTCGCCGGCATGCTCAAGGCCGCCGGCTACGAAGTCACCGGCAGCGACGAGAATGTCTACCCACCCATGAGCGACATGCTCAAGGCGTGGGGCATCCCCGCCGCTTCGCCCTACCGTCCCGAGAACCTGGACACGGCGAACCCCGACCTCGTCATCATCGGCAACGTCATCCGCCGCGTGAATCCCGAGGCCACCGCCGTGCGCGAGCGCGGCCTCAAGCAGATGAGCTTCCCCGCCGCCCTGGGCTCGCTCTTCCTCGAGCGCTCGCACTCCATCGTCGTCGCCGGCACCCACGGCAAGACCACGACGTCGTCCCTCATGGCCCACGTGCTCGTCGAGGCGGGGAAGGATCCGTCCTTCCTCGTCGGCGGCGTCACCCAGAACTACGCGGGCAACTACCGGGTGGGCAAGGGCGCGCACTTCGTCGTCGAGGGCGACGAGTACGACACCGCCTACTGGGACAAGGGCTCCAAGTTCCTCCACTACCGCCCACGCACCGCCATCCTCACCAGCGTGGAGTTCGACCACGCGGACATCTTCAGGGACTTGCCCCACTACGAGGCCACGTTCGAGAAGTTCGTGCGCCTCATCCCCGAGGACGGACAGCTCGTCGTCTGTGCCGCGTACCCCAACGCCGTGAAGCTCTCGCGCGAGGGCTGCAAGGGCCGCGTCGTCACGTACATCGCCAAGGAGGGCGCGGACGCGGACTACGTCCCCAAGGGCGTCACCTTCGGCCCCGAAGGTGCGCGCTTCGACGTCGTCGAGCGCGGCACCGTGCTCGGCACCGTGACGCTGCCCATGGGCGGACTGCACAACGTGGAGAACGCGCTCAGCGTCATCGCCGCCGCGCGCGGGCTGGGGCTGTCCTTCGACGAAATCGCCAGCGGCCTGGCCACGTTCCGCGGCGTGAAGCGTCGACAGGAGCCTCGCGGCGAGCCCGGTGGAGTCCTGGTGGTGGACGACTTCGCGCACCACCCGACGGCCGTGCGAGAGACCATCGCCGCCATCCACCACCGCTACCCCACGCGCCGGCTGTGGGCCATCTTCGAGCCCCGCTCCAACACCAGCCGCCGCAACATCCACCAGGAGGACTACGCCCACGCCTTCACCGGCGCGGCCCGCGCCAGCCTCAAGGTGCCCGAGCGCCACGACAAGGTGCCCGTGGGCGAGGAACTCGACGTGCGCAAGCTCGTCGCCGACCTCCAGGCGCAGGGACTCGCCGCCGAGGGCTCCACCGATGTGCAGGCCATGGTCGACCTGGTCGCCCGCGAGTCACAGCCCGGGGACATCCTCCTGGTCATGAGCAACGGCGCCTTCGGCGGCTTCATCGAGAAGCTGCTCGCGACGTTGAAGGTCCGCTTCGGGGAGGGGACCTGA
- a CDS encoding serine hydrolase domain-containing protein, which produces MSAPPEQHPVAVLQTLLDEAVGIGVFPAAQAVVLHRGVQVFGGVAGKASGDTRFDLASLTKVVSTTALFLRLWTEGKVGPDTLVSRFFPGSPVGDAGATVADLLYHRSGLPPFVPFFAQALTQHPELLDAACPSATRAQVRDEVLQAAAATPLAAPPRTRTAYSDVGFILLGEILARAANAPLDTLFSRHVAEPLGLSARFHRLTDFPADSTPAPTGATRPREPAPGQETLWKDVPSAPTRLGEVDDDNAWVMDGVAGHAGLFGTAVDVARFGQAVLEGCAGTSPVIAPGPLWHRVLATDPLVAGSTRSMGFDSPSQVGSSAGRFVGDSPPGAIGHLGFTGTSLWVDLRRSLVVALVTNRVANGRQELRIRDFRPVFHDFVVEALGLTAISQGTHG; this is translated from the coding sequence ATGAGCGCCCCTCCCGAACAACACCCCGTCGCCGTCCTCCAGACCCTGCTCGACGAGGCCGTGGGCATCGGCGTCTTCCCCGCCGCCCAGGCCGTCGTCCTCCACCGCGGCGTCCAGGTCTTCGGCGGCGTCGCCGGCAAGGCCTCGGGCGACACCCGCTTCGACCTCGCCTCGCTCACCAAGGTCGTCAGCACCACCGCCCTGTTCCTGCGCCTGTGGACCGAAGGCAAGGTGGGCCCCGACACCCTCGTGTCCCGCTTCTTCCCCGGCTCCCCCGTGGGCGACGCGGGCGCCACCGTCGCGGACCTGCTCTACCACCGCTCCGGTCTGCCCCCCTTCGTCCCGTTCTTCGCCCAGGCCCTCACCCAGCACCCCGAGCTGCTCGACGCCGCCTGCCCCTCGGCCACGCGCGCCCAGGTCCGTGACGAGGTCCTCCAGGCCGCCGCCGCCACGCCGCTCGCCGCGCCGCCTCGCACGCGCACGGCCTACAGCGACGTGGGCTTCATCCTCCTCGGCGAAATCCTCGCGCGCGCGGCCAACGCCCCGCTCGACACGCTCTTCTCCCGCCACGTCGCCGAGCCCCTCGGCCTCTCCGCCCGCTTCCACCGCCTCACCGACTTCCCCGCGGACTCCACCCCAGCCCCCACGGGTGCCACGCGTCCCCGCGAGCCCGCGCCCGGACAGGAGACGCTGTGGAAGGACGTGCCCTCCGCGCCCACGCGCCTGGGGGAAGTGGACGATGACAACGCCTGGGTGATGGACGGCGTCGCCGGACACGCGGGCCTGTTCGGCACCGCGGTGGACGTGGCGCGCTTCGGCCAGGCGGTGCTCGAGGGCTGCGCGGGGACGAGCCCCGTGATTGCTCCCGGGCCCCTGTGGCACCGCGTGCTCGCCACGGACCCGCTGGTGGCGGGCAGCACGCGCTCGATGGGCTTCGACTCGCCGTCACAAGTGGGCTCCAGCGCGGGCCGCTTCGTGGGCGACTCACCTCCGGGGGCCATCGGCCACCTGGGCTTCACTGGAACGAGCCTCTGGGTGGACCTGCGCCGCTCGCTGGTGGTGGCGCTGGTCACCAACCGCGTGGCGAATGGCCGCCAGGAGCTGCGCATCCGCGACTTCCGACCCGTCTTCCATGACTTCGTCGTGGAGGCGCTCGGCCTCACCGCCATCTCGCAGGGAACGCATGGCTGA
- a CDS encoding TlpA disulfide reductase family protein: MRLCLPMVLGALSLAGCARAPSMPPLTQPAPSGVDAKGAEDGDAPLVFKVKRYPGGEPYDLASDKGSVVLLDVWATWCEPCKDALPFYENLQREYASKGLKVYALNIDEDSRAIPAFLKEVKVGLPILLDENAQVAERTLKVRGMPTTYFIDRRGVVRHVHEGFNEEFLTKYQSELEALLAEPAP, translated from the coding sequence ATGCGCCTGTGCCTGCCCATGGTCCTCGGTGCCCTGTCGCTCGCCGGCTGTGCCCGTGCTCCGTCGATGCCGCCCCTCACGCAGCCGGCGCCCTCGGGCGTCGACGCGAAGGGCGCGGAGGACGGCGACGCGCCGCTCGTCTTCAAGGTGAAGCGCTACCCGGGCGGCGAGCCGTATGACCTGGCCAGCGACAAGGGCAGCGTGGTGCTGCTCGACGTGTGGGCCACGTGGTGCGAGCCCTGCAAGGACGCGCTGCCCTTCTACGAGAACCTCCAGCGCGAGTACGCGAGCAAGGGCCTCAAGGTCTACGCGCTCAACATCGACGAGGACTCGCGCGCCATCCCCGCGTTCCTGAAGGAAGTGAAGGTGGGTCTGCCCATCCTCCTCGACGAGAACGCCCAGGTGGCCGAGCGCACCCTCAAGGTTCGCGGCATGCCCACGACGTACTTCATCGACCGGCGCGGCGTCGTCCGTCACGTCCACGAGGGCTTCAACGAGGAGTTCCTCACCAAGTACCAGTCGGAGCTCGAGGCGCTGCTCGCAGAGCCCGCGCCGTGA
- a CDS encoding ATP-grasp domain-containing protein: MILVMGPVDELLTAFFLKHLTDTGREYLFVDERHLGVDVRIELELPQGPPGLGRLRGAVCFPTWRVGLERISGIYSRLGTGNLEQAPTPQVRAEQAHAAALLDLFPGPVANRATAMLSNGSKPCQYAAILASGLRVPDTLAGGTWERWEHFARGLDGDPVIKSVSDERSLVKQVSWEATRASARPGKPLAPHQFQQRIPGNNVRAHVIGARHVLACRAVTQALDYRHPDMTGHAVSLDAVELPEPVTQACRNLSRALGLDLAGIDLIEPPGGSSRPEDWVCLEVNTCPGFMWFEQNTGLPISRQLADFLYAPLNL; encoded by the coding sequence ATGATTCTCGTCATGGGGCCCGTGGATGAGCTGCTCACGGCGTTCTTCTTGAAGCACCTCACCGACACCGGCCGCGAGTACCTCTTCGTGGACGAGCGCCACCTGGGCGTCGACGTGCGCATCGAGTTGGAGCTGCCGCAAGGACCTCCGGGCCTGGGCCGGCTGCGCGGCGCGGTGTGCTTCCCCACGTGGCGTGTCGGGCTGGAGCGCATCTCCGGCATCTACTCGCGGCTGGGGACGGGCAACCTCGAGCAGGCCCCCACGCCGCAGGTCCGCGCCGAGCAGGCCCACGCCGCGGCGCTCCTGGACCTGTTCCCCGGGCCCGTGGCCAACCGCGCCACCGCGATGCTCTCCAATGGCAGCAAGCCGTGTCAGTACGCCGCCATCCTCGCCTCGGGTCTGCGCGTCCCGGACACCCTCGCCGGAGGCACCTGGGAGCGCTGGGAGCACTTCGCGCGAGGACTGGACGGAGACCCCGTCATCAAGTCCGTCAGCGATGAGCGCTCCCTGGTGAAGCAGGTGTCCTGGGAGGCCACGCGCGCCTCGGCCCGGCCCGGAAAGCCGCTGGCGCCGCACCAGTTTCAGCAGCGCATCCCCGGCAACAACGTCCGCGCCCACGTCATCGGCGCGCGCCACGTGCTGGCCTGCCGCGCGGTGACGCAGGCCCTGGACTACCGCCACCCCGACATGACGGGCCACGCGGTGAGCCTGGACGCGGTGGAGCTGCCCGAGCCCGTCACCCAGGCCTGCCGCAACCTCTCCCGCGCGCTCGGCCTGGACCTGGCCGGCATCGACCTCATCGAGCCTCCGGGTGGCTCCTCGCGGCCCGAGGACTGGGTCTGCCTGGAGGTGAATACCTGCCCGGGCTTCATGTGGTTCGAGCAGAACACCGGCCTGCCCATCTCCCGGCAACTTGCGGATTTCCTCTACGCCCCGTTAAACTTATGA
- a CDS encoding RsmB/NOP family class I SAM-dependent RNA methyltransferase, whose protein sequence is MDRTLRAHRTLSSPQRQALKEVIYNVALWRRRLDFLLGHPDATPSHLLFAFLQGLARLPASEAAALAGIEPDPVPSLNPAQPPSLALRHSLPDWLADHFERELGPEAEDFCAHLNVPGPITLRVNPLRDSREELAIRLRAEGLLTRPGAWSPLALHVDGPRPNLYALPSLREGRFEVQDEGSQLLGLLLGARPGETVLDLCAGAGGKTLLLGAQMRDSGRLLAHDRDPERLDRLLQRVSRAGLTRVQVLRAPPSPGLDADRVLVDAPCSELGPLRRGPDQRFRAARGVLTRFPQLQLELLHQAAALLRPGGQLVYATCTVNRAENQDVVTAFLTSRPDFRLLRPGADWLPDECIREDFLIVTPHLHGTDAFFAAVLQRSTGK, encoded by the coding sequence GTGGACCGCACACTCCGTGCCCACCGCACCCTCTCCAGCCCCCAGCGCCAGGCGCTCAAGGAGGTCATCTACAACGTCGCCCTCTGGCGCCGCCGCCTCGACTTCCTCCTGGGCCACCCCGACGCGACCCCGTCGCACCTGCTCTTCGCGTTCCTCCAGGGCCTCGCCCGGCTCCCAGCGTCCGAGGCAGCCGCCCTTGCTGGAATCGAGCCCGACCCGGTTCCGTCGCTGAACCCGGCCCAGCCCCCTTCGCTCGCCCTCCGTCACTCCCTTCCGGATTGGCTCGCTGACCACTTCGAGCGGGAACTGGGCCCGGAGGCCGAGGACTTCTGCGCCCACCTCAACGTCCCAGGCCCCATCACCCTGCGTGTGAATCCGCTCCGCGACTCCCGGGAAGAGCTGGCCATCCGCTTGCGCGCCGAGGGCCTTCTCACCCGGCCTGGTGCCTGGAGCCCGCTTGCCCTCCATGTCGACGGGCCCCGTCCCAACCTCTATGCGCTGCCTTCCCTCCGAGAGGGCCGATTCGAGGTCCAGGACGAGGGCAGCCAGCTCCTGGGGCTCCTCCTGGGTGCCCGCCCCGGAGAGACGGTCCTCGACCTATGCGCGGGGGCTGGAGGCAAGACGCTCCTGCTCGGTGCACAGATGCGCGACTCCGGTCGGCTCCTCGCCCATGACCGGGACCCCGAGCGGCTGGACCGGCTCCTCCAGCGTGTCTCCCGCGCGGGGCTGACGCGCGTCCAGGTCCTCAGAGCGCCCCCCTCCCCGGGCCTCGACGCCGACCGCGTCCTGGTGGACGCCCCTTGCTCCGAGCTCGGACCTCTTCGCCGCGGGCCAGATCAACGCTTCCGCGCCGCCCGCGGAGTTCTCACTCGATTCCCACAGCTCCAGCTCGAGTTGCTCCACCAAGCGGCGGCGCTGCTCCGCCCGGGAGGCCAGCTGGTCTATGCCACCTGCACCGTCAATCGTGCCGAGAACCAGGATGTCGTTACTGCCTTCCTGACCTCGCGCCCTGATTTCCGCCTCCTGCGCCCTGGCGCGGACTGGCTTCCCGACGAGTGCATTCGGGAGGACTTCCTCATCGTCACGCCCCACCTGCACGGCACTGACGCATTCTTCGCGGCGGTCTTGCAGCGCTCGACTGGGAAGTAG